In the genome of Nocardioides sp. NBC_00368, the window CGCCCCAGGCTCCGGTCGCCCACCCGCAGGTGCGCGCCGATCGCGAGCACGAAGAAAGCCACGAACCCGGCGGCCGCGACGATCCCGACCGCCGGCACCGCCACGCCGACCAGCAGACCGAGGAAGCCCAGCGCGTAGGACACCCCGATCGGGAAGCTCAACCATTCCAACGGCACCGAGAGCCGTTGGGCCTCGGTCACAGGTATCCGGTGGCCGGTCAGATTGAGGACCGCCCCGCCGAGGGCGGCGACCGAGGCGACGAAGGTCAGAGCGAGATAGGTAGCCGTCATGGTCATCCAGACACCGGTCGCCCCATGCCTGTGACGGCTACCTGCTGAGCAGCCCCGCGATCGCCCCCAGCCCGGCGAGGCCGGCATCGCGGGCAGCCACGACCGGCCCGTTCTCGATCTGGCCGAGCGCACCGACCAGCCGGGAGGCCCGCACCAGCCGCTGGGTCGCGGGGCGCCGGGTGCGGTCGTAGGCGACCAGCGCGCTGTCGATGCGAGCGTGACCGGCGAGCTGGGCGGCCAGGACGGCGGCGTCCTCGATGGCGGCGCAGGCGCCCTGGCCGAGGTTGGGTGTGGTCGCGTGCGCGGCGTCGCCGAGCAGCACGACGCGGCCGTGGTCGAACCGCCTCAGCGGGAGCCGCAGGTCGCAGATGTCGCCACGGATGACCGCGCCGGCAGGGGTCGCGGCCAGCAGCTGCGGGATCGGGTCGTGCCAGTCACCGACCAACGCGGTGACGTCGGCGTAGTGATCGCCGCTGGTCTCCCCGGCGGGCCGGTTGGCGGTTGCGAACCAGTAGGTCCGGCCGTCCACCAGCGGGACGTGGCCGAACCGCACCCCGGTCCCCCAGGTCTCTCCGCCCGTGCTCGAGGCTTCGCCCGGCACCGGCTCCGCGGTGACGCCGCGATAGGCGGTGTAGCCGGCATGACGTACGTCCTCCCGCTGGTGCAGCTCTTTCCGGATCACGCTGCGGATGCCGTCGGCGGCGACCACCAGATCGGCCGGGCCACGGGAGTCGAAGTCGTCGAGGCCGGCCAGGCCGGTGACGGCCACCCCGGTGCGTACCTCGACCCCGTCGCGCTCCGCCAGCGTCGCCACCAGCGCCGAGTGCAGCCGCGCCCGATGCACCATGACCGGGGTGCGCTCCACGGCATCGGCACGCACCTTCACCAGCCAGCGCCCGTCAGGTCGGCGCAACCCCGCCTGGATCGCCGGGCGGGTCCCGTCGACGAGCCGGTCGGCGACCCCGAGGTCGGACAGGATCCCCCACGCCCGCGGCCAGATCGAGAGGCCGGCACCGACCTCGCCGAGCTCCGGAGCCCGCTCCAGGACGGTCACCTGCCAACCCGTCCGCGACAGCGCGAGCGCTGCGGTGAGCCCGCCGATCCCCGCACCGACCACCAGGGCACTCCGGTTGCTCGTCGATCCACTCATGACGCGCAATCTAGCCGACCTCTGCTCGAGCAAACCCTTGCGCTCTTCAATCGTTGTCGATAACGATTTACACCCGCGTAACCTCACCCCCGAAGGTCTCCCGTGAACCAGCTGCTCTCCCCCGACCCCACTCTCCGCCACCGCTCCCACGAGACGATGCTGACGCTGCGCCGCCCCGACGGCAGCGCCTACGCCGACACCGAGGTGGTCGTCGAGCAGACCCGCCACGCCTTCGCCTTCGGCAACATCGGCTTCGACTTCATCGGTCTCGCCAACGCCGACACGGCCGAGGCTCCAGGCGCGGTCTTCGGCGGCGCCGACCCCGAGACGGCCGAGCGGCTCGTGGATCTCTGGCTGGCGGTGTTCAACACGGCGACGCTCCCGTTCTACTGGTCGGGTTTCGAGCCCGTACGGGGCGAGCCGGAGACCGAGCGACTTCTCACCGCGGCACGCTGGTTCCGCGACCGCGGAGTGTCCCTCAAGGGGCATCCGCTGGCCTGGCACACCCTCTCCCCCGCCTGGCTCCTCGACGCACCGACCGAGGAGGTCGAGCAGGTACTCCGCGCCCGGATCCACCGCGAGGTCACCG includes:
- a CDS encoding FAD-dependent oxidoreductase; translation: MSGSTSNRSALVVGAGIGGLTAALALSRTGWQVTVLERAPELGEVGAGLSIWPRAWGILSDLGVADRLVDGTRPAIQAGLRRPDGRWLVKVRADAVERTPVMVHRARLHSALVATLAERDGVEVRTGVAVTGLAGLDDFDSRGPADLVVAADGIRSVIRKELHQREDVRHAGYTAYRGVTAEPVPGEASSTGGETWGTGVRFGHVPLVDGRTYWFATANRPAGETSGDHYADVTALVGDWHDPIPQLLAATPAGAVIRGDICDLRLPLRRFDHGRVVLLGDAAHATTPNLGQGACAAIEDAAVLAAQLAGHARIDSALVAYDRTRRPATQRLVRASRLVGALGQIENGPVVAARDAGLAGLGAIAGLLSR